The Oleiphilus messinensis DNA segment CAGGCAGATAATTGCACACATCGCGATCAGGGTTTGGGTTAGAAAGGTCGTTGCGTCGACGTTCTGTACCACAAAGGATTCGACGCTGATTTTCTGTGAAAGCTGAAGGAAAATGTCATCCATACCCTGATAAAGGAAATAGCAAACAAATATACCCACCGCTAAAAAGGCCACGAGTTTGATAATGGACTCCAGGGCGATTGCCTGCATCATGCCTTGGTGGTGTTCTGTTGCTTCGATGTGTCGGGTGCCAAATAGCAGCGCAAACAGCGCCATGAGCAAGGCGCTGTACCACGCCGGATCTACGCCAACGGGAACCTGTTGAATATTGATTCCGGTTGAGCCCGTTGTTAAAAGGCTGTAACTCATTGCGACCGCTTTTAACTGGAGCGCAATGTAAGGCAGTATGCCAATCGTAGCAATGGTGGTGACCATCACAGCAAGCAATTGGGACTTGCCGTATCGGGAGGCAATGAAGTCGGCGATGGATGTGATATTTTGTCTTTTGCTCATATTGATGATGCGTTGAATGAGCGGCGTGAAGAAAATGATAAAAAGAAATGGCCCCAGGTAGATTGGCAGAAACCCGATTCCCTCGTTTGTTGCTCGACCAACTGCACCGTAAAATGTCCAGGACGTGCAGTATACCGCAAGGGATAGGCTGTAAACTGTGGCGCGATACAGTGGCCGTGTGGGGAGTGAAGCCATTTTGTCGCCATAATAAGCTGCCATAAAAAGGGCCAGCGCATAGAAGACGGATATCCCGATCAAAATCCAGCCCGGTATCATAATCCTCTCTCTTGGTCGGTAAATTTTTTCTGGTCGGTCAAAGCAGCGAGATTGTTCAACGTTTTAGTGCTGAGCGCAATTACTCATACGTCTTACTATAGATGAGTTTGGTGATTTAAAAGTCTAAAAATGGGGAGTCCGGAGCAGTGTAAGGGGGGGCTGATAGCCCTGGCAGAGCAGGGCTATATGATGTTCCAGCTGTATTAACCTTCAGGCATCAGGATATTAATGGCACGGACTGGGTGGCAGAGTAGACCAAATAACTGCTGTATGCGGTAAACGCGATCAGTAACAAGCTGGCTTCAACACGATTAATTCGGCCCTCGCGTTTGAAACCGTATGCCATGGCCAGTAATGACAGGGTCAGTCCCATCATAACCGGCCAGTCTCGAGTCAAAACCTCGCTCGGAACAGGGTGCAAGGGGGATATTACAGCGGCAATGCCCACCACAGCCAGAATATTAAACATGTTTGAGCCCACCACATTACCAATTGCAATATCGTGCTCACCCTTTCGCGCTGCGGCAATTGAAGCCGCTAACTCCGGTAGTGATGTACCGAGCGCGACGATGGTTAACCCGATAATCAGGCTGCTCACACCGAGCCCCTCTGCAATCGTTACGGCACCAAACACCAGCATCCGAGAGCTTACGACCAGTAACGCGAGTCCGACAATTAACCATAGAACGCCCTGCTTGAGTGTCATCGTGTTTTCTTCGAGTACTTCGTCTACCTCGGTTTGCAGGTGGTCATCCTCCACAGATGGTGCGGGGGCTCGCATTGCGCTGAAAATGGACCAGCCGATGACACTGAAGAAGCCGGTAAGCAGAATAATTGCTTCCCAGCGTTGGATATTATTATCCAGTAGAAATAAACCGAGAAGAAGACTGATGCCCAACAGCATCGGGAGTTCTTTGCGTACAATTCCAGAATGTACGGTCAGGGGAATGAGTAAAGCGGTTATACCGAGAATCAAACCGGTGTTGACGATATTCGAACCGAGTGCATTACCCAGTGCCAGTTCAGGGTTTCCATCTAACGCGGCCATTGCCGAGACGACCATCTCGGGCGCAGAGGTGCCAAATCCGACAATGACTATACCGATGAGCAAGCTGGGCATGCCCAAATGTTTTGCTGTGGCTGCTGCGCCGTCAACAAAACGGTCTGCGCTCCAGATTAGCAACAAAAATCCAACTAGAATGGCTAGAGATGCAATTAGCATAGTGACCTCATTTTTTAAAACCGAAGCATCCGGTGATGTAAGCGTTATGGATGTGCGGTGAACGAGGTGGGCAATTAACATTCACTAAGACACAACCACCCCCCACCTCGGACGAGTGTATGTGCCTTAGGTCTTGTCAATCCCGGAGGACATGATCACCACAGGCCATCGGCCCGGAGACTGTTGATGATCATCTCATTTTGATATGAGAGACTACTCCCCTAAAGTCGGTAGCCAGTATAAAGAGGTTAATGAGGAAAAGCTATAATCGCTATCGGTTTAATATCAAGGCTAACGAAAAATTAATGCAGGTAGGCTTAAGCCGTCTGGATCGCACTGTTACTATGAAATGGTGTCTTTAAAAACTGTGGTGTCCAGGAACCCGGTTTTAACAATGGGTTAAGCTTGATTGTGGCAACAGGAGTGAAAAGTTAACGTGATTACCGAGTCGTCCCTTCCGTTTTTGATTGCGGGCCCCATTTTGAGGCGGATCACCACTGACATGTTCAGCTGTTTTTTGGTCATTCGGCAGCCCGCTTCCATCCGCTTCACTTTGTTTCAGAATAACCGCACTTTGCTGCAGAAAATATTGTCCGATCAAGAAACGGGGGCGTTGCAACTGGGGCGTCAGGCTTTCGCCTATCTGATTCAGATCCGACTTTCTGATCCGATACCAACGGGGGTGTTGCTTGAATACGATTTTGAGTTTCAATCGGGAAAGGACGCTGGGGCGGGGGGCACTGGGGCGAATTGGGTTTCTGTGACGCAGTTGTGCCCGGATCTGTGCTATGAGGGCATGACCCGACTCAATTTCTGTCTTAATTCCACGCTTTCAGATGTGGTTCACGGCTCTTGCCGTAAGCCTCATTTTCCCGGTAAAGATGCATTGCCGTTGCTTGATGATCTACTTGCCAATAGCCTGCAGCGCGACGTTGATGGCGATGTTCTCGAGATTCGGGATCGACCGGATTTGTTGTTGATGAGTGGTGATCAGATCTATGCCGATGATGTTGCTGGGCCCATGCTGGCTGCAATCCATGAGGTCATCGCGCTTCTGGGATTGCCTGACGAGCGTTGGCACGGTGCGACAGTAAATAGTGCTGCTGAGCTTTATCGACATTCGAATTGCTATTATGAGCGGGAGCAATTGCTGCCCCGTAACGAAGCATCTGAAGCTGTAGTCCAGCGCTTGTTCAAAGGTGCCCGAAAACCGATTTTTACGTCTGCGTCTGCAAAGAATCACCTGATTTCACTTTCGGAGGTGATTGCGATGTATCTCCTGGTGTGGTCACCGGCGCTGTGGTCGAAGCTGAAGCTGAGCGATACCGGAATAGCGCAGGCTTATCGAGCAGTATTTGCTGCGGAAAAACAACCCATCCAGGATTTTCAAGCAAACCTGAAGGCGGTTCACCGTGCGTTAGCCCATATTCCCGTCTATATGATTTTTGATGATCATGATGTGACGGATGATTGGAATCTGACGCGTGGCTGGGAGGAAACGGCGTACCAACACCCCTTTTCGAGAAGAATCATCGGTAACGCTTTGGTGGGGTATCTTATTTTTCAGGGGTGGGGGAATGATCCCGACCGGTTTAAAAATTTAATGCCGGGTTTGCAGTTATTGATGTCGAGTCACCAGCCCGATGGCGTGCTCGCTAAACCCGAGCATGATGAGTTTATCAATAAACTGTTAGATTGGTCTGATTGGCACTATCAAATCGCGGTCACTCCGAAAATATTGGTGCTCGACACGCGCACCCATCGATGGCGTTCTGAGCGAAGTGAAAATCGACCTTCAGGGTTGATGGACTGGGAAACGCTTTCAGATTTGCAACAAGAGCTTATTAATCATGAAACCGTGATTATGGTTTCTGCAGCACCGGTCTACGGCGTCAAATTTATTGAGGCGATCCAGAAAATATTCGTGTTATTTGGCCAGGCATTGATGGTAGATGCAGAAAATTGGATGGCGCACCCGGGCGCGGCCAATGTTATGTTGAATATTTTTCGACACCCCAAAACGCCCCAACATTTTTTAATCCTGTCCGGTGATGTCCATTATTCTTTCTTTTATAGTGTGCGTTTGCGCAGGCAACAGCGAGGCCCGAAAATTTCTCAAATCACATCGAGCGGGATCAAAAATGAGTTCCCGGACAAGCTGCTTCAATTCTTTATTCACTTAAATCGTGCGCTTTATGGTCCCCGTTCACCTTTAAACTGGTTCACACGTCGTCGCCGAATGACGATTAGAGCGCATCAAACTCGAGAGGCGAATCCTCGAGAAGTGGTCAACCAAAGTTGCCTCGGCCGTTTACGTCTGGGTCATGAAGGGGCAGAAGTGACGGCTCAATTATTGCTCAACGATGGTGAGGTGATTGAGTTTGATTAGTGGGGTGCGGTTATTGTCAATTCGTCCGCACTAAAATAATGCAAATCATTGTAAAAGTGGCTTGAAACATGGTTTGATTCAAATTTCAAGTCCCAAATGCCCCAAAAATAGGAGTTTCCTCACAAATTGCACGCTTTTAATGCGGTCATACAGTTGTTTATGCGCCATCATATGATGTAACATTGTTTTGGGTTAGTTAAATACAGCTGTGAACCTAAAACGATTGATGAAGCCAGTAGGCAGTAGAGTCTGAGAAGTTGGGATTGTTTGAGGCCAGTCTTTACATCAGTTACTAGAATTGATGGTTTGTTCGCCAGAGCGTGTTCGATTATAAAGACCAGCCAAGTTAGGAAGTCGTTGTCCCACAGCCGCAGGCACTCGATTGACTTTCAGCAGGGGAATGAATATGACTGCACAAGCAACAACATGGCGTACACCAGAGAACGTGACGATTAAACCTCAACGCATGGGGTTTAAATTTGAACAGGATAAATTACCACGTAATTGGTTGTATGATAACGCGTTTTTGACGACCTGGATGGAGTCCCTGTCTATCCTGTTCCCGGAAGGGGAGCAATTCTTTGTTGATTCTGTCCGAGCCTACCGAGATCAGGTTACAGATAAAGACATTCAGAAAGAAATTTCCGGTTTTATTGGCCAGGAAGCCATGCACTCCCTTGAGCATGTGTCTTTGAACAGTTTTCTGGACGAGAAAGGTTTACCCGCTGCAGAGCTGGAGAAATTGGTTAAGTCGCTTCTCGGGTTTGGCAAAAAGGTATTGCCCAAGAAAGACCAGCTGGCGATTACAACGGCCCTGGAACACATTACCGCAATGATGGCGGATTTGATTCTTGAAGAAGAGTCGGCCGATCATAGAGACAACATGCACGAACACATGCGAAACGTCTGGATGTGGCATGCGATCGAAGAAACAGAACACAAAGGGGTTACTTACGATCTCTACTACCATGTTGGTGGTAATTATGCCCATCGCTGTTTTTACATGCTGGTTGCAACAGCCGGACTGGCGATTGTTTCAAACTACTATCATTTCCGAATGCTTAAGGCGAGTGGCAATCTGTTTAATTTCAAAGATATGTTCTTTGGAGCCCGTAAACTCTATGGGTTCAAAGGATATGTCACACGTTTGATTCCTATCTGGTTCACGTACTTCAAACCTGGTTTCCACCCCTGGGATCACGACAACAGTGGTCTGATCGAAAAGTGGAAAGACCAAATTCTTAAATCTGCGGATCCCAAATACCTGAAAAAGGCACATTAATTCCGGGTCTGTTATTTCCTGCCAAGTCTATTCCTCTGCCATTGGATCCGGTCGGGGGATACTTGTGCCTGAAGAAAGTCGTAAATATTGAGGTTAGGTATGTCAAAAACTGATTATAAAGTGATTATTGTTGGAACCGGATTCGCAGGTCTGGGTATGGGAATCAAGCTCAAGGAAGCAGGCTACGATGATTTCCTGATACTGGAGCGCGCCAGTGAGGTTGGTGGAACCTGGCGTGATAACCACTACCCTGGCTGTGCATGTGACGTTCCGTCTCACTTGTATTCATTCTCGTTCGAGCAAAACCCGGACTGGTCCCGTCGGTATGCAAGCTGGAGTGAAATTGGTCAGTATCTCCGGGATACCACGCAAAAATACGGTTTGTATCCCCATATCCAGTTTAATGCGGCGATGAAAAGTGCACGGTACGATGAAGCCAATGGGATCTGGACTGTTGATACTGGCGAGACAACCTATACCGCACAAATCGTAGTGTCTGCTGTCGGGCCGCTTAGTAATGCCGCCTATCCCAATGTTAAGGGCTTGAACAAGTTCAAAGGAAAAACGTTCCACTCAGCCGATTGGGATCACGATTATGATCTGAAAGGCAAAAAGGTCGCGGTTATCGGAACTGGCGCCAGTGCAATTCAGTTTGTGCCGGAGGTGGCTAAAGTAGCGGGTGAAATGACATTGTTTCAACGTACGCCACCGTGGGTTATTCCGAAGCCTGATTGGGAAATCTCTGGTCTGTCCAAAAAACTGTACCGACATATGCCATTCGTACGTCAGGCAAATCGCGCTATGATTTACTGGACCCAGGAAGTCATGCTGCCGCTGTTTCTGCACTCTGACTCCAAATTAGGATCGTTCGGTGAAGCGTTGAGCAAGGCCTATATCCGCAAGAGTATTCGAGACCCTGAAACCCGAGCCAAAGTCACTCCAGACTACAAAATTGGATGTAAACGCCTTCTGTTGTCCAACAATTATTTCCAGGCATTGGATAAAGACCATGTAAATGTTGTTACCGATGGTATTGCAGAAGTTACTGCAAAAGGGATTAAGACCAATTCTGGTGAAGAGGTTAATGTCGACGCGATTATTTATGGTACTGGCTTCAAGGTCAGTGAGCCGATGATGGGGATCGATGTTGTGGGTCGAGGTGGCCGAAATCTCAATGAGGTCTGGCAGAAGAATGGTTTCGAGAGCTACCTTGGCACATCAATGTCCGGTTTCCCGAACTTCTACACACTGGCGGGTACTAATACCGGTATTGGGCACACTTCACTGGTATTCATGATCGAAGCCCAGATTACGTATTTGATGCAGTTGATCCAAAAAATGGATCATTTGCAGGTGAAGAGTATCGATTTGCAAGAGTCGGTTCAGAATGATTTCAACCGTGAAATTCAGGCAAAAATGGACGGTACGGTATGGACCTCCGGCTGCAACAGCTGGTACCTGGCGGATACGGGTAAGAACTTCACAATCTGGCCGGACTATACGTTCCGTTTCTGGCGTCGTACCCGGGAGTTCGATTTGGCATGTTATGATGTTGAGTACTGTGATGCAGAGGTTGAAAGCGGTACACAGAAAGAGACCGTAGCACAAGCGTCTTTGGCGTCAGCCTGATCAATATTCGAATATACACGCCTGGTGTACCAGGCGCGCAAATAAAAACTAGCGTTGTGTCTCAGTGGCCATAAGGGAGCGTCCCGGAGACGAATAATCAATTGGAGGAATTATCGTGGCAAGCGTATCTGCACGATTAACACAATTAGGTTGTCGAATGGTTGTAAAGCGGGATTACGATTCCGTTGAGAGTTTAACCCGTCACTTGCGTCGGGTCTTTAATCATACCCCTGTACCCACAATTCTGCCCTACGGTGTGCGTTTGAAGCACTTATCCATTGGCGGCTTGAAAGGTGAGCGCGTCAGTGTGCGTGATGCTGAAAACACAGTGCTGTACATCCACGGTGGTGGTTTTGTTGCGGGGGTCACTCGGACTTACCATAATCTGGCTGGACAGCTAGCCTCTCAATTGAATGCGTCAGTCTATTTGCCGTCTTATCGCTTGGCCCCTGAACATCCATATCCGGCAGGGCTTGAAGACATTGTCTCGGCTTATCAATGGTTATTGGATAAAGGGACTAATCCCTCACGCTTGGTGGTTGCAGGTGACTCCGCTGGTGGCGGCATTACCCTGGCTTTGCTGATGAAATTGCGCGATATGGGTCTACCGTTACCGAAGGCCGCAGTCACCTTGTCTCCTGCGGCGGATGCGCGTGGTGTGGCAGAGAGTATTGAAGGCAATCATGCGACCGATGCTCTCTTGTCTGCCAGCCTGATTCATTATGCGGCGGAGGCGTTGTTGCCGGGGATGGATCGTATGCATCCTTATGCGTCTCCGGCACTGGCCGATTTCACCGGAATGCCGCCACTCTTTATCACAGTAGATGAAGAAGAATGTCTACGGGATGATGCCCATCTGGTTGCGCGTCGTGCACGGGAAGCGGGCTGTGAAGTGAAATTGATCTCACGCAAAGGGATGTTTCATGTCTGGCCTATTTTTACGCCATTTTTGCCTGAAGCGCGGCGTGATATTCGGCGCATAGTGAAGTTTTTGCAAGAGCAAGGACTAACCGTTAGTAACCGGCCACGAATCATTGAACCGAAGCTGGTTCCATTCATGGCGAATTCTCAAGGTTAAGAACAAAAGCGTTATTGCTGGCGTCGTATTGGCTTCAATTCGACGCAGAAACGAGCACTCTCATTGCAGGAAGTACGGTATTTGGTGCACCGGAAGTCCCTAATTCTGCAATGGACCCCAAGCCCCTGTTTATCAGGGGCTTTTTTGGTTCTGATATCGAAGTATGTAAATTGTTCTATAATGTATGGTGAAAAAATGATCAATTGTTCATGGTGTACTGAACTATACTTGTTGTATCGCCATGAAAGTTCCACTTGACGAGTGAATTGATGGTCGGATTTTTAGAAGTTCCTGAAGTATTGGTTACTAAGGGTAAGGGTAAGGTAGCGTTGCCTGGGGGCTCTTTTGGTTTGAGGAATGTTTGAGTGAAGAGTGGAAAAGTATTACTCGTAGAGGATAACCCGGATGAGGAAGAACTGGCCCGAATTGCATTTCGTCGTGCGGGTCTTGATTCCGATGATGTTGTTGTCGCCCATGATGGACAGGAGGCGGTTGATTATTTATTTGGTTCAGGGGCATTTTCTGGGCGGGATGTTTCGCAAACACCAAAAGTCGTTTTTCTGGATATCAATATGCCCAAAATGAATGGTTTGGAAGTGCTTAAACGGATCAAATCCAACGAAGCGACGGCCTTGATTCCAACTGTAATTTTAACCTCATCGGATGAATTGTCTGACCAGATTAGTGGTTACCGGTTTGGTGCCAACAGTTACGTGCGTAAGGCACTGGATTTTAAAGAGTTTATTGAGAATATAATTTTAATGCGCCATTACTGGATTGATGTTAATTGCACGCCGACCGAAAAGTCATCACGCCCATGAGTGGGTCAATAACCCCAAAATGAGGATGTTATTATGGATACATCAAATCACACAATGAATACGCTTTTTGCGCAGTTGGGTTTAAGTTCGGACTCTGGCTCGATTCAGCAGTTCATTCAGTTTCATACCCCCATTCCCGCCCATATTGGTCTATCTGAAGCCGATTTCTGGACGCCTTCACAGGCAAATTTTTTGCGAGAAGCGCTGAGTGATGATTCCGATTGGGCGGAAATCGTGGATGAATTAAACGCTCAATTGCGGCATTGATTCGTTAATTCGAGTCTCGCTTTCCTGGTCTACTTGCTGCGACCCACTTGAGCCACAGAGATGAAGAGCACTCTTGTCAAATGGGCTTGTATAGCAATGCTGAGTTTTTCTCGTGAGTGGCATTCGTGGCGGGCAGCCGGTTACCGATGCCAGTGAGAGTCGTATTCGTGCACTCTGGAGCCAACATTCTGCCCTACAGTCGAATCGGAATTCATGAGAGTATCAGCGACACGAAGTTCGGAGTGTATCACATCAGATCGATACCGCATTCAAGGTCTTCGAACCAGGCCAGGAACTGAGCAATATGGGGTTTGCCGAAGATCGGTTTGCCGTGTTGCGGAACGATTTTTTCAATATCCAGTTTGCGCACTGTATTTACCCACTTTCGACATGCAACATTTGACGCCATATAACGCTTGTGAAAGCCTGCCATTAAAGGAATATGCTCTTGCATATTGGTGACCGGCTCGTGGTCTTCTCCGGGTGTCATTGCTGCGCCAACATCACCCGAGAATAAGATCTTGCTCACAGGATCGTAGAAATGGAAATTACCCACAGAATGTAAAAAATGGGCTG contains these protein-coding regions:
- a CDS encoding DUF2789 domain-containing protein — its product is MDTSNHTMNTLFAQLGLSSDSGSIQQFIQFHTPIPAHIGLSEADFWTPSQANFLREALSDDSDWAEIVDELNAQLRH
- a CDS encoding metal-dependent hydrolase, which gives rise to MTAQATTWRTPENVTIKPQRMGFKFEQDKLPRNWLYDNAFLTTWMESLSILFPEGEQFFVDSVRAYRDQVTDKDIQKEISGFIGQEAMHSLEHVSLNSFLDEKGLPAAELEKLVKSLLGFGKKVLPKKDQLAITTALEHITAMMADLILEEESADHRDNMHEHMRNVWMWHAIEETEHKGVTYDLYYHVGGNYAHRCFYMLVATAGLAIVSNYYHFRMLKASGNLFNFKDMFFGARKLYGFKGYVTRLIPIWFTYFKPGFHPWDHDNSGLIEKWKDQILKSADPKYLKKAH
- a CDS encoding alpha/beta hydrolase, yielding MASVSARLTQLGCRMVVKRDYDSVESLTRHLRRVFNHTPVPTILPYGVRLKHLSIGGLKGERVSVRDAENTVLYIHGGGFVAGVTRTYHNLAGQLASQLNASVYLPSYRLAPEHPYPAGLEDIVSAYQWLLDKGTNPSRLVVAGDSAGGGITLALLMKLRDMGLPLPKAAVTLSPAADARGVAESIEGNHATDALLSASLIHYAAEALLPGMDRMHPYASPALADFTGMPPLFITVDEEECLRDDAHLVARRAREAGCEVKLISRKGMFHVWPIFTPFLPEARRDIRRIVKFLQEQGLTVSNRPRIIEPKLVPFMANSQG
- a CDS encoding response regulator translates to MKSGKVLLVEDNPDEEELARIAFRRAGLDSDDVVVAHDGQEAVDYLFGSGAFSGRDVSQTPKVVFLDINMPKMNGLEVLKRIKSNEATALIPTVILTSSDELSDQISGYRFGANSYVRKALDFKEFIENIILMRHYWIDVNCTPTEKSSRP
- a CDS encoding metallophosphoesterase family protein, which codes for MFSCFLVIRQPASIRFTLFQNNRTLLQKILSDQETGALQLGRQAFAYLIQIRLSDPIPTGVLLEYDFEFQSGKDAGAGGTGANWVSVTQLCPDLCYEGMTRLNFCLNSTLSDVVHGSCRKPHFPGKDALPLLDDLLANSLQRDVDGDVLEIRDRPDLLLMSGDQIYADDVAGPMLAAIHEVIALLGLPDERWHGATVNSAAELYRHSNCYYEREQLLPRNEASEAVVQRLFKGARKPIFTSASAKNHLISLSEVIAMYLLVWSPALWSKLKLSDTGIAQAYRAVFAAEKQPIQDFQANLKAVHRALAHIPVYMIFDDHDVTDDWNLTRGWEETAYQHPFSRRIIGNALVGYLIFQGWGNDPDRFKNLMPGLQLLMSSHQPDGVLAKPEHDEFINKLLDWSDWHYQIAVTPKILVLDTRTHRWRSERSENRPSGLMDWETLSDLQQELINHETVIMVSAAPVYGVKFIEAIQKIFVLFGQALMVDAENWMAHPGAANVMLNIFRHPKTPQHFLILSGDVHYSFFYSVRLRRQQRGPKISQITSSGIKNEFPDKLLQFFIHLNRALYGPRSPLNWFTRRRRMTIRAHQTREANPREVVNQSCLGRLRLGHEGAEVTAQLLLNDGEVIEFD
- a CDS encoding flavin-containing monooxygenase, with translation MSKTDYKVIIVGTGFAGLGMGIKLKEAGYDDFLILERASEVGGTWRDNHYPGCACDVPSHLYSFSFEQNPDWSRRYASWSEIGQYLRDTTQKYGLYPHIQFNAAMKSARYDEANGIWTVDTGETTYTAQIVVSAVGPLSNAAYPNVKGLNKFKGKTFHSADWDHDYDLKGKKVAVIGTGASAIQFVPEVAKVAGEMTLFQRTPPWVIPKPDWEISGLSKKLYRHMPFVRQANRAMIYWTQEVMLPLFLHSDSKLGSFGEALSKAYIRKSIRDPETRAKVTPDYKIGCKRLLLSNNYFQALDKDHVNVVTDGIAEVTAKGIKTNSGEEVNVDAIIYGTGFKVSEPMMGIDVVGRGGRNLNEVWQKNGFESYLGTSMSGFPNFYTLAGTNTGIGHTSLVFMIEAQITYLMQLIQKMDHLQVKSIDLQESVQNDFNREIQAKMDGTVWTSGCNSWYLADTGKNFTIWPDYTFRFWRRTREFDLACYDVEYCDAEVESGTQKETVAQASLASA
- a CDS encoding calcium/sodium antiporter, whose translation is MLIASLAILVGFLLLIWSADRFVDGAAATAKHLGMPSLLIGIVIVGFGTSAPEMVVSAMAALDGNPELALGNALGSNIVNTGLILGITALLIPLTVHSGIVRKELPMLLGISLLLGLFLLDNNIQRWEAIILLTGFFSVIGWSIFSAMRAPAPSVEDDHLQTEVDEVLEENTMTLKQGVLWLIVGLALLVVSSRMLVFGAVTIAEGLGVSSLIIGLTIVALGTSLPELAASIAAARKGEHDIAIGNVVGSNMFNILAVVGIAAVISPLHPVPSEVLTRDWPVMMGLTLSLLAMAYGFKREGRINRVEASLLLIAFTAYSSYLVYSATQSVPLIS